One Cryptomeria japonica chromosome 9, Sugi_1.0, whole genome shotgun sequence genomic window carries:
- the LOC131858474 gene encoding uncharacterized protein LOC131858474 — protein MNSVPSAAIHAAYWMIKENGDYDLCEAMQSQLMLNLESIKKDNNQKFKFGQILIVTTNFYLMEAAEPREEEMEQISYEVSYDLLISYANNLLASPKDTKKKRLGIYQEIIAQAQPNDVKEKKKKDDQVVSMLTSTSVISSAQSKKESKPKVYAKKLTATRKRGRYLILQEEYEEIESEEDKKKLTKTSRKPKPIGEIPKQNIPIDIASFKPMKLLEMLSKHKGQFHTRARRLRLLEGKIQVVEDDTHQDAKNVLRMNEQLKNYHNKLGQTEIGVPLELETEEILLPDEIYTDKDKNDTNSPPVIFFIDDTHDTINTTGTNNELDKEKEQELGKGTKEVEKEKDQEKDKELVTTYEEWAKKEKMKIKKEKEVLQTTIDVLSNLLPDVDILGILNPIKQLDILCTSVTDQVNTLEETTQVLQESFLHTDAIIATLEMSTLDAMEELAFQIRTQLEIIAMLLETWSIDLIIVQKEFKSVFDKLS, from the exons atgaatagtgtgccatcggCTGCCATACATGCTGCCTACTGGATGATAAAGGAAAATGGAGATTATGATCTGTGTGAGGCAATGCAGAGTCAGTTAATGTTGAATCTagaatcaatcaagaaggacaacaatcaaaaGTTCAAGTTTGGGCAAATTTTAAtcg TGACCACCAATTTCTATCTAATGGAGGCTGCAgaacctagagaagaagagatggagcaAATAAGTTATGAAGTCAGTTATGACTTAttgatcagttatgccaacaacctccTGGCATCACCTAAGGATACCAAGAAGAAGAGACTGGGTATATATCAAGAAATAATTGCACAGGCACAACCCAATGAtgtgaaggagaaaaagaagaaagatgatcaagtagttTCAATGTTAACCAGTACAAGTGTAATAAGTAGTGCTCAATCCAAGAAGGAATCAAAACCAAAAGTGTATGCAAAGAAACTGACTGCCACTAGGAAGAGAGGCAGATATCTTATCTTACAAGAAGAATATGAGGAAATAGAGTCTGAGGAAGATAAGAAGAAGCTAACGAAAACTAGTAGGAAACCTAAACCAATAGGGGAAATCCCTAAACAAAATATTCCTATTGATATTGCATCTTTCAAGCCTATGA agttattagaaatgctttcTAAACACAAGGGACAATTTCATACAAGAGCAAGGAGACTTAGACTGTTGGAAGGAAAAATTCAGGTAGTAGAAGATGATACTCATCAAGATGCCAAAAATGTTCTAAGAATGAATGAACAATTGAAAAATTATCACAATAAACTTGGTCAGACTGAAATTGGAGTTCCATTGGAGCTGGAAACTGAAGAAATACTTTTACCTGATGAAATCTACACTGACAAGGATAAGAATGACACTAATTCACCACCAGTCATATTCTTTATTGATGATACTCATGATACTATTAATACAACCGGTACCAATAATGAACTGGATAAGGAAAAAGAACAGGAACTGGGAAAGGGAACAAAGgaagtggaaaaagagaaagacCAAGAAAAGGATAAGGAACTAGTAACGACATATGAAGAATGG gctaaaaaagagaaaatgaagatcaagaagGAAAAGGAGGTTCTCCAGACCACAATAGATGTATTGTCAAATCTCCTACCAGATGTTGACATTTTAGGTATTTTAAACCCAATAAAGCAACTTGATATTCTATGTACATCTGTTACTGATCAAGTCAACACTTTGGAGGAAACAACACAA GTACTGCAAGAGAGCTTTCTTCATACTGATGCAATCATAGCCACACTGGAGATGAGTACTTTGGACGCAATGGAGGAATTGGCGTTTCAGATAAGGACTCAATTGGAGATTATTGCCATGTTATTGGAGACATGGTCTATTGACCTTATTATTGTGCAAAAAGAATTTAAATCTGTATTTGATAAGCTTTCTTAG